GCAGTCCGGTGTAGGCGATGCCCGCATCGGCCAGCGCAAGCCGCGTGGCCTCGGCCGCCATGGCCGGGTAGGGCTCGTTCGAGCCGGGTTTGGTGAAGGCGATCATGCCCACACCGGCCACGCAAACTGCTGTGCTCATGGTTTGGTCTCCGTTGCATCGGCAAGGCGTTGCAGCAGCGCGCTGCGGATGTCGCGCTTGAGCACCTTGCCCACTTTCGAGCGCGGTAAATCTTGCCAGATTTCCACTTGCTTGGGTGCCTTCACGCTGCCGATCAGCGACTTCACGAAGGCCTGTACCTGCGCCGCATCCGGCGACTTGCCCGCGTGCGGCTGGATCACCGCGACCACGCGCTCGCCCCATTTGTCGTCGGGCAGGCCGATCACGGCGCATTCATGCACTTCTGGGTGCTGCAGCAGCGCTTGCTCGACCTCGACGGAGTAGACGTTGAAGCCGCCGGTGATGATCATGTCCTTGGCGCGATCGACGATGTAGAGATAGCCGTCGGACTCGACGCGTCCGATGTCGCCCGTGTGATGCCAGCCGTGCGCGCCCGCTTCAGCCGTGGCCGCGGCGTTCTGGTAGTAGCCCATCATCACGAGCGAGCTGCGCACCACGATCTCGCCGGTCTCGCCCACGGGCAGCAGCGTGCCGTCCGTGCTCATCGTGGCCACCTGCACCAGCGGGCCGGGTTTGCCTGCAGACGAAAGCCGCTCGCGCGCGATGCTGCCGTCGGCGTGGAAATGGTCCTTGGGCGCCATCATCGAGATCATCATTGGCGCTTCGGTCTGTCCGAAAAGCTGTGCCATGACGGGGCCGATTTTGGTGAGCGCTTCTTCGAGCCGGGCCGCAGAAATCGGCGCTGCGCCATACCAGAAGCATTGCAGCGACGACAGGTCGGCGCTCGCCAGTTGCTCATGTGCGAGCAGCATGTAGATCAGCGTGGGCGGCAAAAAAGTGTGCGTGACGCGGTGCCGTTCCACCAGCGCGAGGAAGTCGCTCATATCAGGCTTTTGCATGACGATGATGCGACCACCCAGCGTCATGATGGGAAAGCACAGCACGCCAGCCGCATGCGTAAGCGGCGCGAGCGCGAGATAGACCGGACGGCCCTCGAACGGGTAGCCCATGAGCGTGAGTGCGGTCATGGTTTCGAGATTGGTGCCCGACAGCATCACGCCCTTGGGCAGGCCGGTGGTGCCGCCCGTTCCGGCGATCATGGCGAGATCGTCGATGGGCTGCACCTCCAGCGGCGCGTCGCTCACGCCGTCCAGCCACTCGTCGAGCGAACGCGCATAGGGCAGGGCCTGGTCGATGCAGATCCACAGCCGGATCTTGGGCAGTTGCTCGCGCATCTGCTCGACCATGGGTGCGTAGTTGCTGTGAAAGATCAGGCACTCGCAGTCGAACGCGTCGAGCACGTGGCGGTTCTCCGACGCCTCGTTGCGCGGGTTGATCGGGCACCACACCGCCGCTGCGCGCGAGATGCCGAACACGCACGCAAACGCGGTGGAGTGATTGCTGGAGAGCACCGCCACCTTGCTGCCCGGCGCAATGCCCGCTGCCTGCAGGCCGCGTCCCACGCGGTAGCTGATGCGCTGCACGTCGTCGTAGCTCAGATTGGCGTCGCCCATGGTCAGGCACGGCTGTGCCGGACCGAGCTGCGCGCCCTTGTCGAGATAGTCAATCAGCCGCATGGCAGAAGGCTCCTTGTAGTGGGGTCAACGCGTTCGTCGCGGATCAGTTGTGCACGGTCAGGATGGGCGGCTGCACGAGGCCGAAGGCGCGCAACGCACCCAGCAGCTCATGGTGACCGAAGGCTTGGCAACCGGATGCGAAACCCACGCGCTTGGGTGGTTGTTGCAGCAGCCACGATGCGGCGAAGGCGTTGAGCAGACCGGTCTGCTTGTAGTTGCAGTTGCCGTAGATGACGCAGTGCGCGCGACCGAGCGGGCCGGAGGCATGCACCGAATCGACCGACTTGTTGATGCGCGGATTCTCGCGCGGCGGCATCACGTTCATCACGCCGGCGGCGGTCTGCGCGAGCGCCTTGTAGCGGTCTTCGGTGTTCATGTCCTTGGTCGCTTCGAGTGCGGCCTCGACGATCTTGGGAACGCCCAGCATCAGAGGCTTGTTGAACACGCCGCCCAGCACCTTCACATTCGCCACGCGCGGATCGCGCTTGAACCAGACCGGGTGCGATGTGCCGCCCCATGGCAGCGCGAGAGCGACCTCGTGCTGGCCGGGAATCGAGAGCTGGTACAGGCCCGCGTCGGGTTGCCATTCCTTGTACTGGTTCTGCTCCAGATAGAACGCTTTGGACGTGGCCGCGTTCACGAGGATGGTCTGCGTGGAGGCAATCGTCGGGCTGCCGCCCCAGAACACGGCGATGTCCAGCGTGTCGAGGCCCGGCGTTTCAAGGCACAACTGGGCGGCGATTTCGCCGTTGGTGTACATCTGCGCGATGCCTGGTGAGAGCAGCAGACCCTTGGCCGCGAACTTCTCTCCCCATTGCTCGTCGAGTGTGATCAGCCAGTCCTGCTCGCCGGTCGTGTCGGTGTAGTGGCAACCGGTGGCAAGGCAGGCCTCGACCACTTCAGGGCCAAACTTGGCGAACGGGCCGACGGTGTTGATCACCACCTTGGCACCACGGAACAGCTCGATCAGCGCGGCCACGCTGTGTTCGACGGCGACCACGTCGAAGACGGCTGTCTCGACACCCGGCACATTGGCTTGCATGGCCGCATCCAGCTTTTCCTTGCTGCGGCCTGCGGCGATGAAGGGAATGCCGTATTCACGCAGATATTCGCAAACGAGGCGGCCCGTGTAGCCGCTGGCACCGTAGACGATGACGGGTTTTTTGTTGTTGGCGTTGTTGGTCATGATGTGAATGTCTCCTTGGATGATCGAAAGAAATCAGAAGCGGTAGCCCACGGTGAACGAGAGCACGTCGGGATCGGCGCGCACCTTGATCCGGCGTTCGATGTCGCCGACGCCGGGGGTGTTGGTGGTGATCTTGGCGGTGGTCTTGATCCAGTAGCGGCTGTAGGAAAGGTCGAGGAACCAGTTCTGGTCCATGTTCCATGTCGCGCCCACCTTCACGATGGGGCCCAGGTTGGGCGAGAACTTGGCGCGGCTGCTGGTGCCGCCAAAGCCTGCGTTATAGGTGGCGTTGGGCGAGCCATCGGTGAAGAAGGTGTAGTGCAGACCGGCACCCGCATGCAGTGCGAAGCTGGGCGTGGCATCCCAGGTGTAGGTGCCCATCACCGCCGGAAACCACGCGCGCACGGTGCCGATCTGGCCCATGGGCTGCGCGACGCCTGCGCCGTAGAGCTTGAGGATGGGCGGCAGCCCGCCTTGCAGCGTGACGGACCAGGGGCCGGAGATGCGGCGATCCAAAACCATCGCGGCCACGGTCTTGTTGCCGACATCCGTCTTGATGCCGTCCGGCGTGGTGCCCGCAGGGCCCCACATGTTGCCGGAGTCGACATTGAACATGGCACGGGCTGCGCCGAGCTGGATCGAGTTCTGCGGCGTTTCGGCATGCGCGCTCATCTGCGTGGCTGCCATCAACGCGGCCACAGCGAGTGGCGCGAACGAACGAGTGACGGTGAATCGTGGGGTGATCATGTGCATCTCCTTGGCTTACATGCCCATGCCGCCGTCCACCGACAGACCTGCGCCGGTGATGAAGCGGGAAGCGTCGCTGGACAGAAACACC
This genomic stretch from Diaphorobacter sp. HDW4B harbors:
- a CDS encoding AMP-binding protein; its protein translation is MRLIDYLDKGAQLGPAQPCLTMGDANLSYDDVQRISYRVGRGLQAAGIAPGSKVAVLSSNHSTAFACVFGISRAAAVWCPINPRNEASENRHVLDAFDCECLIFHSNYAPMVEQMREQLPKIRLWICIDQALPYARSLDEWLDGVSDAPLEVQPIDDLAMIAGTGGTTGLPKGVMLSGTNLETMTALTLMGYPFEGRPVYLALAPLTHAAGVLCFPIMTLGGRIIVMQKPDMSDFLALVERHRVTHTFLPPTLIYMLLAHEQLASADLSSLQCFWYGAAPISAARLEEALTKIGPVMAQLFGQTEAPMMISMMAPKDHFHADGSIARERLSSAGKPGPLVQVATMSTDGTLLPVGETGEIVVRSSLVMMGYYQNAAATAEAGAHGWHHTGDIGRVESDGYLYIVDRAKDMIITGGFNVYSVEVEQALLQHPEVHECAVIGLPDDKWGERVVAVIQPHAGKSPDAAQVQAFVKSLIGSVKAPKQVEIWQDLPRSKVGKVLKRDIRSALLQRLADATETKP
- a CDS encoding DUF5938 domain-containing protein, with protein sequence MTNNANNKKPVIVYGASGYTGRLVCEYLREYGIPFIAAGRSKEKLDAAMQANVPGVETAVFDVVAVEHSVAALIELFRGAKVVINTVGPFAKFGPEVVEACLATGCHYTDTTGEQDWLITLDEQWGEKFAAKGLLLSPGIAQMYTNGEIAAQLCLETPGLDTLDIAVFWGGSPTIASTQTILVNAATSKAFYLEQNQYKEWQPDAGLYQLSIPGQHEVALALPWGGTSHPVWFKRDPRVANVKVLGGVFNKPLMLGVPKIVEAALEATKDMNTEDRYKALAQTAAGVMNVMPPRENPRINKSVDSVHASGPLGRAHCVIYGNCNYKQTGLLNAFAASWLLQQPPKRVGFASGCQAFGHHELLGALRAFGLVQPPILTVHN
- a CDS encoding OmpW family protein, yielding MITPRFTVTRSFAPLAVAALMAATQMSAHAETPQNSIQLGAARAMFNVDSGNMWGPAGTTPDGIKTDVGNKTVAAMVLDRRISGPWSVTLQGGLPPILKLYGAGVAQPMGQIGTVRAWFPAVMGTYTWDATPSFALHAGAGLHYTFFTDGSPNATYNAGFGGTSSRAKFSPNLGPIVKVGATWNMDQNWFLDLSYSRYWIKTTAKITTNTPGVGDIERRIKVRADPDVLSFTVGYRF